AGTGCTGATCCGCGAGACCGAAAACAACTTCGCCGTCTACCGGGGCGAGTGACCTCCATTTTCCCGGCGCAGGGCAGGTTTCCGGTGTCCTGAATCACTTTTCTTGCATTTTTTTGCACTTTTTTTCCACAGGCCCCTAAAGAGTTTTCCACAGAACCCGATATGGGAGATGTCAACAACATCACCTCCCTTTCCACAGAGTCGAGGGCGGTGGCGACAACAGTGCCCAGTCGCCCCGCCCTTGCCCTCCCCTCAAGACTTCGAACTTCGCATATCGCACTTACCCTCTACAATGGGTGGCCGTGAGCAGCGACCCTCAGAAGCAGAGCCTTTCAAAGCCGGGAAGCCCCCTGCGCTGGGCCAGGGGGCGGCTGCTGGTGATTGCTTGCAGCGCATTAGTGCTGGCGGTTTCCGCAATCCTCTCGCGCTTCCCCTCCCAGGTCGAGCAGTACTATTGCGACGGAATGGGAGCCGCCTTGTCGCGAAGTCTGGGCCTGCTGACAGCCATTACCGACCAAAGCCTGGCCGAATGGATGGTGGCGGGAGTCCTGATGTGGCTGGCAGCCATGGGGGCCCTGGGCTGGCGCAGGCTCAGGCAGCGGCGACAAACATGGCGGCGGACGTTGCTTTCGGGCCTTCTTCACCTGGGTGCTCTCAGCGCAGCAGCGGCGGCCCTTTTTTACTTCTTGTGGGGACTCAACTACTCGCGTCCTCCCCTCATAGAACGCATGGGATGGCAGCAGTGGGACCGCGTTCCCCCATCGGATGAGGCCTGGCATGAACTGGAGCGAGTGGGGACGCGATTGGTGGAGCTTTCCAATCAGGCCTACCGCCGGGCCCACGGCGGCGTGGAGTGGAGGCCCAATTGGTCTCACCTGGGCCGCCAGGAAATCGACGCCCAGCTCGAGGAAGCCTACAGCCGCTTGGCCGCCAAGTTAGACCTGCCGCGTCGATGGAGCCTCCCTCACGGTCCCGCCAAACCCCTGAGGGCCTCTCTGCTCACCAGCTACCTGGGGATTTCGGGCATCTACTTTCCCTGGACCGGCGAGGCCAACTTCAACCACATGGTTCCCCAATATCAACTGCCCCACATCATCGCCCACGAAAAGGCCCATCAACGCGGCATCGCGGGAGAGGACGAGGCCAACTTCTTCGGTTTCCTGGCCTGTCTGGAGTCCCGCCACCCCTATGTGCGCTATTCGGGACTGGTCTTCGCCCAGCGCCAGCTCAT
This genomic stretch from Acidobacteriota bacterium harbors:
- a CDS encoding DUF3810 domain-containing protein, with protein sequence MSSDPQKQSLSKPGSPLRWARGRLLVIACSALVLAVSAILSRFPSQVEQYYCDGMGAALSRSLGLLTAITDQSLAEWMVAGVLMWLAAMGALGWRRLRQRRQTWRRTLLSGLLHLGALSAAAAALFYFLWGLNYSRPPLIERMGWQQWDRVPPSDEAWHELERVGTRLVELSNQAYRRAHGGVEWRPNWSHLGRQEIDAQLEEAYSRLAAKLDLPRRWSLPHGPAKPLRASLLTSYLGISGIYFPWTGEANFNHMVPQYQLPHIIAHEKAHQRGIAGEDEANFFGFLACLESRHPYVRYSGLVFAQRQLINEIYRRNPHLARRLVSQRLPAVRRDIEEAGRFWRQFEGPASKVGEAVNDSYLRLHGVREGIASYSLSTRLILVYLRQNGGRL